One genomic segment of Artemia franciscana unplaced genomic scaffold, ASM3288406v1 PGA_scaffold_58, whole genome shotgun sequence includes these proteins:
- the LOC136042041 gene encoding craniofacial development protein 2-like: MGSKNQSRITTASGETDEPSDWMMMMMMANGSNIQHTTAYGEADEHATAYGEADEHATAYGEAGDHNRPMTTPGRDEDTLRLISTKTVLNIGTLNTRTLARPGKMDLLLRELNRYKWDLVGLSETHLPRTGEETISGTSLLLSGRTDGTHRQGVGFILSPTTKKALISFTPVSERIATIRLKGSVSNLTIIQVYAPDSARSDEECEQLYFQLQSVTDRTPKKDMLIVIGDFNAITSNNQIDRRDVMGPHGHGRLNGRGERLISFCRENDCI, from the coding sequence ATGGGCTCTAAGAATCAAAGCAGAATTACTACCGCGTCCGGGGAAACCGACGAACCTAGCGATtggatgatgatgatgatgatggcgAATGGAAGTAATATTCAACATACTACCGCGTACGGGGAAGCCGACGAACATGCTACCGCGTACGGGGAAGCCGACGAACATGCTACCGCGTACGGGGAAGCCGGCGATCATAATAGGCCTATGACGACCCCCGGACGGGATGAGGATACCCTGCGACTCATCTCCACTAAAACTGTACTCAACATAGGAACACTCAACACCCGGACTTTAGCCAGACCAGGAAAAATGGATCTACTACTGAGAGAACTAAACCGATACAAGTGGGACTTAGTCGGGCTATCTGAGACACACCTCCCCCGAACCGGTGAAGAAACTATCTCTGGAACCTCCCTCCTACTCTCGGGACGCACCGATGGCACTCACAGACAGGGTGTTGGATTCATCCTCTCACCAACTACAAAAAAGGCGCTGATCTCCTTCACGCCCGTATCAGAAAGGATAGCAACCATTAGACTAAAGGGATCCGTGTCAAACCTTACCATCATCCAGGTATATGCTCCTGACTCTGCTCGAAGCGATGAAGAATGCGAACAGTTGTACTTTCAACTTCAAAGTGTTACCGACCGAACACCAAAGAAAGATATGCTCATCGTCATAGGCGACTTCAACGCTATCACGAGCAACAATCAGATTGATCGGAGAGATGTAATGGGACCGCACGGCCATGGCCGACTGAACGGAAGAGGTGAAAGGCTAATTAGTTTCTGTAGAGAAAACGACTGTATATAA